One stretch of Pomacea canaliculata isolate SZHN2017 linkage group LG1, ASM307304v1, whole genome shotgun sequence DNA includes these proteins:
- the LOC112573457 gene encoding LOW QUALITY PROTEIN: long-chain-fatty-acid--CoA ligase 5-like (The sequence of the model RefSeq protein was modified relative to this genomic sequence to represent the inferred CDS: inserted 1 base in 1 codon) — MADVLKWIQELVGHTPGIVVVGSAVVGLLGFTSYLWSRPKPLSFGLDYDNQSFILQGGVRASRWTGQTGKLIEYLYDDAKTVYECFLRGRRITGDGKCLGTRSGPNREYEWMSYNQVFDKIQAFGSGLSQLGLNPGQKSILGIFAKNIPEWTIADMSCQMFSRISVALYETLGMDAVTYAINLCEISTIVCDTVQRAAALLNKATSIPSLKVIVLVEDITKELQDVAEAAGVTLVRFSDVEEMGKKDLQNPVHPKPSDCSTIVLTSGTTGDPKGVIISHLNMVSDMSASCLVLKTFQDLTPDDCHLSYLPLAHVYERANLVALLCHGSHVGYFSGDIKLLIDDLQALKPTYFPTVPRLLNKIRDKVISSAESSKVKSFFLNWALRSKLAEVNRGIIRRNSIWDKLIFGKVQELLGGRVKIVITGSAPLSQDVNNFIRCAFGCQVIEGYGQSECTTVITLQSPGDPVPGHVGGPIACNYVKLIDVAEMEYYAKDGIGEVCVKGNNVTSGYYHNAQKTFEHLXSDGWLRTGDIGVFHPNGTLSIIDRCKNIFKLSQGEYIAPEKLETIYSHSKYVAQCFVDGNSLRSYCVAVVVPDPDVAQVWANNNNCPADIKQLCNNKNLKDTILKDMLDVGRKAELKGFEQVLDICLEPDSFSVESGLLTPTFKNRRPQLRKHFADKVAAIYAKFAE, encoded by the exons ATGGCGGATGTCTTGAAGTGGATACAGGAGCTGGTGGGACACACACCCGGGATAGTGGTAGTGGGCTCCGCTGTAGTCGGTCTGCTAGGCTTCACCTCCTACCTGTGGAGCAGACCTAAGCCTCTTAGTTTCGGATTGGATTACGACAACCAAAGCTTCATTCTACAG GGCGGAGTCCGTGCATCGCGATGGACGGGGCAAACTGGGAAGCTGATCGAGTATCTCTACGACGATGCCAAGACTGTCTACGAATGTTTCTTGCGCGGAAGACGAATCACAG GAGATGGCAAGTGTCTTGGGACCAGGTCTGGGCCTAACCGAGAGTACGAATGGATGAGTTATAACCAA GTGTTTGACAAAATTCAGGCTTTTGGGTCAGGGTTAAGTCAGCTTGGACTAAATCCTGGACAAAAAAGTATTCTTGGTATTTTCGCCAAGAACATACCTGAG TGGACCATTGCCGATATGTCTTGCCAGATGTTCTCAAGGATCAGTGTGGCCCTATACGAAACACTTGGGATGGACGCCGTCACTTATGCCATCAATCTGT GTGAGATCAGCACTATTGTCTGCGACACGGTTCAGAGGGCAGCTGCTCTTTTGAACAAGGCCACGTCCATACCCTCCCTCAAAGTCATCGTCTTAGTTGAAGACATCACCAAGGAACTCCAGGATGTGGCTGAGGCGGCGGGTGTCACGCTTGTGAGGTTCAGTGATGTGGAG GAAATGGGCAAAAAAGATTTACAGAACCCTGTG CATCCAAAGCCTTCTGATTGCAGTACCATTGTGTTAACGAGTGGTACAACAG GTGATCCAAAGGGTGTAATTATCTCTCATCTCAACATGGTGTCAGACATGTCTGCAAGCTGCTTAGTTCTGAAG ACATTTCAAGACCTTACTCCTGATGATTGTCATCTGTCCTATTTGCCTCTGGCTCATGTCTACGAAAGAGCAAACCTG gTTGCACTTCTATGCCATGGATCTCACGTGGGCTATTTTTCTGGGGACATCAAACTGTTAATAGATGACCTGCAGGCACTGAAGCCAACCTACTTCCCAACTGTACCACGCTTGCTCAATAAAATCAGGGATaag GTGATCAGCAGTGCTGAAAGCAGCAAAGTCAAGTCATTCTTTCTCAACTGGGCCCTCAGAAGCAAATTAGCAGAAGTCAATAG GGGTATCATTCGAAGGAACAGCATCTGGGACAAGTTGATATTTGGCAAAGTTCAGGAGCTGCTCGGTGGGCGTGTTAAAATTGTCATCACTGGTTCTGCCCCTTTGTCCCAAGATGTTAACAACTTCATTCGTTGTGCCTTTGGATGCCAG GTTATTGAAGGCTATGGGCAGTCTGAGTGTACAACTGTTATCACACTTCAATCTCCAGGTGACCCTGTCCCAG GTCATGTTGGAGGACCCATTGCTTGTAACTATGTGAAACTCATTGATGTGGCAGAAATGGAATACTATGCCAAAGATGGCATAGGGGAG GTGTGTGTTAAAGGTAACAATGTGACTTCTGGTTACTACCACAACGCACAGAAGACATTTGAGCATT CATCTGATGGCTGGTTACGTACTGGAGATATTGGTGTCTTTCATCCT AATGGAACCCTGTCAATTATTGACCGCtgcaaaaacatctttaaactTTCTCAG GGAGAGTACATTGCACCAGAAAAACTGGAAACAATCTACTCACATAGCAAATACGTAGCACAGTGCTTTGTGGATGGCAACAGTTTAAGG AGTTACTGTGTGGCAGTTGTTGTGCCTGATCCTGATGTTGCTCAAGTGTGGGCTAATAATAACAACTGTCCAGCAGATATAAAACAACTGTGCAACAACAAG AATCTGAAAGACACCATTTTGAAAGATATGCTGGATGTTGGGCGTAAAGCTGAATTAAAAGGGTTTGAACAG GTCTTGGATATCTGTCTAGAGCCCGATTCTTTTAGTGTTGAATCTGGTCTTCTGACTCCAACTTTCAAAAACAGACGTCCACAACTCCGCAAACACTTTGCCGACAAAGTGGCTGCAATATATGCAAAATTTgcagaatga
- the LOC112574314 gene encoding AP-1 complex-associated regulatory protein-like: MGNCLARCCGKLDRRRNYFKSRDSTDQFQSIEFENLMDDDTPQDEMSRLLTDREVQLLKSRQFDVIVHEQKRIDQELEIKLSHQEEELKREEEAYFEAKREAAYIAKLQRAKEKTAIKNASINGSRSWLGDDEEWEVAGGEDDFEIFLANVKARSLAARAQIHASYGDVNSSSSSTAKLKTGL; encoded by the exons ATGGGAAACTGTCTAGCAAGATGTTGTGGCAAGCTAGACAGGAg GAGAAATTACTTCAAGTCAAGAGATAGCACAGACCAGTTTCAGTCAATAGAG tttgaaaACTTGATGGATGAT gatACACCACAGGATGAGATGAGCCG ACTGTTGACTGACCGAGAGGTACAGCTGCTGAAGTCCCGACAGTTTGATGTCATAGTGCATGAACAAAAGCGAATTGATCAAGAGTTAGAGATAAAG CTGTCTCATCAAGAAGAGGAGctgaaaagagaagaagaggcCTATTTTGAAGCCAAGCGAGAAGCAGCTTACATTGCCAAACTCCAGAGAGCCAAAGAAAAAACTGCTATAAAGAATGCCTCCATTAACGGGTCTCGTTCATGGCTGGGTGATGATGAGGAATGGGAAGT TGCAGGAGGAGAGgatgattttgaaatttttctggCAAATGTTAAAGCAAGATCCTTAGCTGCACGTGCACAGATACATGCAAGTTATG GGGATGTAAACAGCTCAAGCAGCAGCACAGCCAAACTAAAGACCGGTCTTTGA